Within the Candidatus Methylomirabilota bacterium genome, the region CAAGTTGAGTTTGGCCATTGCGTTCTCCAGGAACCTGTGATCCCCCAGGTGTTGCATGACGTCTTCACGCGTCTCGCTTGCATACTGCCCAATTTTCAACGTGTGGGAGACCTCATATAATTTGGGCATTGACAGGCTCACTACAAGCGCCGCTGCAGCCACAACTAGAGTTCCACCGATAATGAGACCTTTCCGCTTCCAGACGACATTCAGGTAATCAATCAGCTCTATTTCCTGCTCTTCCATCGGTAGGCCCTCCTAACATGAGAACGGCGGCCCGGAATGCACCGGCCCGCATGAGACCGGCAACCTTACTCCTAAAAAGTAAAACGCCCTGCCAGGACGTGCTCCGCCTGAGACGGCGTCTGAATGGGTATTGCGCCTCCGATTGTGCATTCCGGTGGGCAGGGGGCTATGGTCACCCCGGTAAACAATTTACTACTACCTCGGGGGGCTATTCGCTCCCCCCATCCAGGGATTACCCACGCGACAGCCTGCAGTGTCCCCCCAGGAACTGAAAAGCTAACCTATGAGAAACCACCTGTCAATATGTAGTTATTGTATACATGGACCATTTCTTGTTATGACCCCTATTAAGAGCAAGAACGCCCTTCGGGCCATGCTCATTCCCGAGGAGTTTGGGTTGCCGCTGTCTATCGTACCGGAAGTGGGCTACGAGCTATACCTACCCCTGTTCCACCCAAGCACCTCCTGGAATGGGCTTGCAAGGCAATTTAGTTTGCATATTTCAGACCTTCAAAATAAAAACCTCAAGAAGGAACCTCATCCTCCTTGAGGCGTCTCGGCCTTGTCGAGTGGCACATCCTTGGGGCCCCTCGACCTCTTGCATAGTTGTGTTTATCTGAGTATCAAAGCCCTCTTCGCCTGTCAACGAATTCCCTCAGAGGAGGCGGCTGACCGGACGTGCCTAGTAGAACAGCGAAAGACGGACTCTCGTTTGGAAGGGCGTTGAACAGCTAGCCCCGGGGTGGTTTCATCCATGGATCCGGGGTAAACACTCATCCAAAGGAGACCAACAGAACCTCCGTGGCGCAAGCTGCGGGGGTTTTTCTGTTGGCTGCCTTCCTCGCCCTTTTCCCGGCCATTCCAGGCCTCGCCCACTCCGAAACCGTAAGAGACTAGGTGTAGGTTGAACAGGCAGAAAATCATAGTTTTGTTATGTGGCAACGGTAACAAATTTCGGGGGAAGGTCAGGGACGTGTACGATTACCTTGACCAAGCTCTACAAGGATCTTACCAAGCAGTTCTTCGGTGGGAAACTCCCCCAGTACCGGGTCACTTCTTCCAAAGAAGTGTCTGGTCCATGGAGAGGACGTTCAACCACCCGTAACCTATGCGCAACCGGAGAGGTGGCAACGGCGCAAACTGCTGACTTTACGGACGCCACTTTAGCCCCCCCGTTAAAGTTCCTCTTGACCCGCCCGTTCACGGTATGCTAGGAAGAACGGCCATAGGCTTCTCTCGGTTTG harbors:
- a CDS encoding Wzz/FepE/Etk N-terminal domain-containing protein, giving the protein MEEQEIELIDYLNVVWKRKGLIIGGTLVVAAAALVVSLSMPKLYEVSHTLKIGQYASETREDVMQHLGDHRFLENAMAKLNL